Within the Solidesulfovibrio sp. genome, the region CCGTTGGCCACGGCGACCAGCCCGGTTCGATCGAGCACCCCCTTGAGCTCGGCGGTCACATCCGAAAAATAGGTCGGCGTCCCCATGATGACGGCGTCCGCTTCCAGGATCTTCTCCAGGCAGTCATTGAGCATATCGTTTTGGACTGCGCAGCGTTTATCCTTGTTTTCAAAACACTTGTAGCAAGCGATACAGCCTTTGACCTTTCCGCCCCCGACTTGGAGGCATTGCGTTTCCCATCCCGCTTCGTCCAGGGGGTTGAGGACTTCACGCAGCAGGATTTCCGTATTGCCCGCCTTGTGGGGGCTGCCATTGATGGCAAGCGCTTTCATCGCCACTCCTTGTAGTCGACCAGTCGACTTGTTTGTTTTCAAAAAAAAACCTACGTCAGAATCTTGCCAAAAACAAAATCGAGGAACCGGTCCAGCGGCTCCACGTTTTTTTCGGTCTTCATACGCAACAGCGCGCCCTCCCAGGCGTCCAGGATGAACCCGGCAGTCTGATCCGGATCGAGGCTTTTCGGAATGTCACCCTGCCCTTGGGCTTCCCTGAGGAGGGAGGCGATGCCGGAACCTATGGAGCCCAAGGCCTGTTGCAACCGCTCCCGCATGCGCGCAGACAGGTCGCTCATTTCTTGGGCAAGGTTTCCAA harbors:
- a CDS encoding flavodoxin family protein encodes the protein MKALAINGSPHKAGNTEILLREVLNPLDEAGWETQCLQVGGGKVKGCIACYKCFENKDKRCAVQNDMLNDCLEKILEADAVIMGTPTYFSDVTAELKGVLDRTGLVAVANGGLLYGKIGAAVVSLRRGGSTHAFDTINHMFMISGVIVPGSSYWNMGFGLHPGEVSGDVEAMRNMRHLGQAIACVGKAMRPYADEYPKMPELPIG